The genomic window TCACCTTTTCCTTTAAAATCGCTTTCTTCTCCTctgcgcaaaaaaaaaaaaaaaaaaatggaactCACATATTAATATCACAACGCCATCAAGGTGCGGGGTGATCCTGTTATTGGTATGCGTTTGGCTATTGTTTTTCAGGAGACCGTGACAAGGGGCGCAGCCGAGGGAGTGAACTCTACAACCTCATACCTCTACAAGTCTCCCATCGCCCTGTTAACACTCCAAGGACTTTCTACCCCAAAACTCCACCTTCACCTCTCCAACACATACAGATCATCAcaacgcaccacacacacacacacacacacacatacacacacacacctgtccaaAGCGGGTTTAAAACAAGGTACGCATTAATAGGTGTGGTTTTTAAACGATGGGAGACATTCATACGGAGATCCACTTTAAATGGAAAGGGACTCAGCGTCACCTCTGCTGACGGCTCATTGGAGTGACTCACAGAAAGAAGTCAAACCGGATGCAGTGGCATTTTGCAGTCCTCTGGCTCTtcagcctacacacacacacacacacacacacacacacacacacacacacacacacacacacacacacacacacaccgtgtgaTTCAGATAAAGAGGGGAGTAGGAGGAGGGATCCTTCGGGGAGTGTCCTGCTCGGGCCTGTATTTAGTGTTGTTTACATGGCCGGAGGTCGCATTTGAGTGGTGGAGGTAGCAACAGCTCATGCAACACCTGCCATGGGAGACCCCTCTGGTCGTGTTGACAGACGTTAGCTCCGAATTTGTGTAACGAGAGTGCTGGAGCGAGTGTGACCGGTGCCCCACATATAGCTAAGAAAGacccagatgtgtgtgtgtgtgtgtgtgtgtgtgtgtgtgtgtgtgtgtgaagctctACCTCACACCGTATGAATACTTTCATCTATATGTACATGTCCGTCCTGTCTCCAGACAAATCACTTGAACCCTCATAGATACTTTCTAAGCCgatatataaataacattcaTCAGGTAtgccccccccatccccccacaAGGTGGGCTTGCTTTTAAGTGACGACCCGagacaagccccgccccctggcCACCATGTACCGTCATATACCGTATAACTcgttatgaaaaaaaacatcacctgGCTTAATCAGAAACATTTCTGCACTGGATAGCCAATGTGTGTTTAAGGAATCGGCATCAATTGTGTCCAGATGTGACCCCCGACTGTTTGATACGTGGACCTCATTATCTGCCATTCGAAAGTTGATATTCTTCCCCCGATTACTATCGAGAGGAAGTCTCTGTTTGCAGTTCTAACAAGGAAAGGATGGAGGCCTGAGGTGGAGCCATGAAGGGATGCAAGTGGATCACAAGTCAAGTGGCTTTGCTTCTTTGCTTCCTCTCACTTTCGATGAAGGCCAACAAACCCCTTTGAGTTTGGTTCTCAAGGTGTGCACAGTgtggttctttaaaaaaaaaaaaaattattactTGTAATTGCATCCAATCTTTCTGTGACGTTCCCACCCCGTCGGAAACCAGCCCGAAAAGAGGCCCTAATCTGCTCGGTCACACGAGGAATTTAGTAGGAAacactgccccctggtggcgaCACTGGACGACTACAACAATAATCTCAAAAGAATGAAACACCTGAGACGGACCCAGGTGCTTCTGATTCACAAACAGAAAGCCCAATCCAGCTAATGGTCTGCGTGGACATGAATCTTTGCTTTCAACGAGACTGGATGAGACCAAGAGGATTCACAAAGTCCccctttgagtggtcggaagactagaaaagatccaTTTACCATTAAGCTTTCTTTCGTATGGCTAGAGATGCACGAAATAGGTAAATAGGGCCAatctattcaattaaattatatatgtttatgttataAACATTACAGACTGGAAGTTTTGACCGTGTTCATTTTTAAGATTCCCTaccaattattattttaataataaataacaattaaataaataaatgtatatctatgtatatctTTTGTTCCATTTAGATTTAGTCAAGGTAGCAATGTTTAAATTGCTCACCTTACAAAAGAATAATCCCAGTTTATAAATGAAACACTGGCAGTAGACTATTGGCATctacctccttttttttgtattttaaatttaatttctaCCTTCTGAGTGGAAGGAGGACCTAGCAAAGTAACATTTTCATTGTACGGAGTAAGTGTCTGTTAACGTGGCataagacaataaaaatatcTGTCAACGGTTGTCCTCGAGATGTCAGAAGTATCAACAATTCACACATTTGTATATTACAAACACGTTTTAAATGTCTAAGAATGGGTAAACAGAGAGACTAATAACCAATGTATTGGGTTTTCAGAGCAGCAGATCAGACATGGCTTACAACAATTATAGGAATTATTGCCACGGCAGCACACATCTTGGACCAATCAGACGGCTTCAACCTATTCTCTAAAACACGGTATAAAAAAACGAGAGAAAGCAAGGCTATAATTTGGAGTTAAGAGCATAACTCTAAGAGATCaatgcaggacacacacacacacacacacacacacacacacacagcatgatgtGAGGGTTTTCTTTTGGCACATGACTTTGATGCATACAAAAATATCTCAGCAACATTAAAATCTATTAGTTCCCACTAGCGTAAGATGGGTGTTTCTGGAAGCAAAAAGGTCAATCTGAGGGATTTGTACTGTAATTATCATGGTGAGAGTGCGCGTGCGGTCTCGCTGTGTTCCAGGGAAGTGGtttcactcgctctctctccgtcaTCTGCAAACTCTTAACACGTGCCTTGTTTTCTTCGTCGACGAAGACGCGTGAAGTATTGGCTCATCGGCGAAACACTAATCACACTCGGGTTTTTTTTTGAGGGCCGTATAGAGGTCACGGGCAAAACAAGAGCAAATGCTTAGTTTTCACACAGGAAGGAAAATCTGTGTTTCTAGACCTGAAAAATGTGGTTTctatcaacaacaaaaaaaacatcactgcaGTGTCCACTTAAAATATTTGGTCATTCTATTCTGTGAAAAACAGGCAGAAATGGCCAAATGACCATATTGGTTTCTGTTAATGGCCTCAGGGCCCACCGAAAAAATtacatgtatcatgtaaatctctctccctctccatgtGGCTTCGGCCCCGGTACCTTGGGGGTCGACATAAACGTCACACTCTTACTGACGTGGTACGGGTGAGAGCTCAAAGTTTGAGTTTACTGATCTAGTGAGTGAGGAGAACGCCGATGGCATCTGGGGGGAATTGACGCCGACATCTGTTCTTCTTCCCCACATCCGACCCCAATAAAGAccgaaaaaaaacaagagggaACGGAGGAAGTATAGGCTGTCGTTTCATTAACATGCTTCACCTGACACCACTCGCTTCGCAGAACcgcgtaaaaaaaaagataagaggGAAGTGCAAAGAGAGGAGTGCAAGcaacagaaaagacaaaatacacCAATAAATACCGAGGTTCATTGTGTCCGAGTGAACTCTATATGCAGGCAATCGAGTTGAAGAAAGAGACGGGCCTCTTCTGAAGAAGTCCTGGAACCCACGTTGCATCCAAACAAAGCTGCTGCAGTGGCAGCGCGGGGATGAAAGAGGGCTTTCACATCCAACGTGGACTCACCGTTCTTGAGTTTCGCCTGCGCCGTCCTGAACACTCAGCTCTCTGTCCGGCGGGGGACGCCATGCAGGTGGAACTCTCCTCCGCCGCCCGTTGAAAGTGCAGCCGAGGCCACCTGCGGAGACACCTGAGAAACaaatcacactttttttttttttttttttaaatgcacatttttatCCTCCGAACGGCACACAAATTTGACTTTGAATACATAATTCCTTTTCTAAATGTATCATTTGTCAATATCTGTGCACACATGATTTTGGTCTAGAAACAAAGCATGCGTTAACATAATATTGCTTTCATACTTTTTCTCCAACAAAAGGGCtcatggtctctctctctcatggcaCCACAGCCACATATCTATGAGCATGCTGCTATTAATGGCGTGCTGAAAAAAAGCCTCAGTTTTAGCTTAAATCAGCAGATAAAGATCATATTAAATATTCACCAACCAATAACTTGGTGTTCAGTGCTGTACTTTCTACTTATTTAATTCAGTAGAGCATATTTCTGTTATTACTGTATATACtcatataaaaaagaaaaagataattttttttatcattaaaaaaaatgatattaacAATAGAATAACCAGTGTCACGGCAGCTTCTTCTCCAGGACGTCCCACTGCAGACACTTTCTCTGAAAGGGTGCTCCGGGTGCCAGGCTAACCGTGACCTTTGTGACCTCCGCTCCAGAGCCAAAGTGACTTACTAAAATATAATCTTTCAATTAAAAGTTATTTACTAAAATATAATCTTTCAATCAAAGTTCAAGCTAGGGCTGAAAGTAATTAAtagtctaaaatatatatatatatatatatatatatatatatatatatatatataaaagagtaataataatattttttcgAAGAGCAtgagaaaaaagacagaaagtatGATCTTTATCTGCTGATTAAGCTAAAACTGAGGCTTTAATAGCAGCATGCTCAAGGTAGATATGTGGCTGTGGCGCCCTGAGAGAGAGACCATGAGACCTTTTGTTGGAGAAATAGTATGAAAGACATACTAGATATTCAATTTACATAAATGTAGCactgagaaaaaacaaatcCTCAAGGCCGAGTCTGCTTTACTGGTGTGGACTAACATTAAGGGGACACACAAGGAATCGGTTTGTTGGGTAACCAGATGTTTTGTTGATCCAAAGTAAAAAATGTGTCAGTTTGTGAAACTAAGATTATTTGTGAGCAAATAATAAAAGTTCAATTTGCTCAATGAAATCTCTTGAGTTACAGttgcaaacacgcacacacacacacacacacacacacacctgtcctccatcatggaTGGCATTGAGGTGTGTAGAGATTtaaaggtcatttaaaaaatgtccaaAGGCAGTAGGGAAATTATACATAAGCAGGCAAAGTAAAGGTCAAAGTACGTTTGCAGgtttaaaatataaacacaaatgtgtCAGGCATACCGACACACAATATGCGTGCTTCTCAACATCCACACTGTCGTGTTTATCAGTTTTCAGGATTTCAATGTAACCGTTCAATCCCGTCGTTGCTGTACTGTACTCTCGCGATATGAAGCCCTGCGGGATTTGCGCTTTGGCGCATGCGCATGTCGCTCCGCATCTCTCTGCAGTGGCTCAGAATGAATCGGAGGTcgtattaaaaaaggaaaaaagaataaaaccgtcttctggagttttttttctcaattcgTCCCGGGTCATCTCCGCCACGTTAACCGCGACCGGAACCGGAATGGAGGGAAAATAGCGGTTGAAAAAAAACGATGTATTTCTTAGTCAactagctagcaagctaaccggctagctagctagctgacgTCAGCAGCACCAACATGTACTTTCTTTACACGATCCTCGCGTCTTTAGTTGCTTTTTTCATCATGAAATGGATGAAAAAGAGGAGGCATTGCACCGATGTGAAAAGACTCGATGGCAAAACAGTTGTTATTACAGgtaaatacaacatataaatgtcaatataaatacaatattagtGGATTTTactcagtggtggaaagtaacttgAGTATATGTACTCAAGTACGGTACTGAAGGATGAAATATAGTCAACACGTAACACATAATGTATTATTAGATAAGGGGGAACACAATAATTGCAATTCAACAGTATAACATACATTTTTTCTACTTTCAGTACTTTTAGTATATTCTGGTGCTGATGCTTTTATACTTTTACCTTTAATAGGGACATTTAGTTGTCACAGTGGtattactaatattattatatttctatttaagCAAAACATCGTAGTGCCACCGGCGAATTTACTATCTTTTGTCCATTTTGCTTTTGCAGGTGGCAATTCTGGCATCGGCAAGGAGTCGGCCGTTGCCTTGGCAGCGAGAGGCGCCCGCGTCATCGTCGCATGCAGGGACCCCGACAAGGCTGAGAAGGCCGTGAGGGAGATCAAGTTCAGGAGCCGCAGCCTCAACGTCCTTCACATGGAGCTGGATCTCGCCAACCTGCGCTCCGTGCGCGAGTTCTGCAAGAGcttcctgcagagagagaagaggctcGACATCCTGATCAACAATGCAGGTGAGGCCCGTCAAACACGTGGGAGTCACCCGACACCTTAAGAAACAATATCACCGGAGACGGAAAGATGAGGAAATGCGTTCCTTCCGAAAGAGGGAGTTAAGAAGTTTGATTGGCCAGATGATGGAGGTGACCAAATTTTCTTGTCCGGTGTCTTAagatctttctgtttttctctccaccTCCTGTGGCGCTTCCTCAGGCATGCCCGGTGTCCTCGAATGGACGGACGACAGCTTCAGCATGTGTTTTGGCGTCAACCACCTGGGCCACTTCCTCCTCACCAACCTGCTTCTGCCTCGCCTGAAGGACTGCGCCCCCAGCCGCGTGGTCACCCTCACATGCTCCAGCTACAAATACCAGAAACTGGACTTCCAGGACCTCAACTACAACCTGCTGCCCTTCTTCACCTACTGCCGCAGCAAGCTGGCGAACATCTACTTCAGTCAGGAGGTGGCCCGCATCACCGAAGGGAAAGGAGTGACCTCCTATGCCGTGCACCCTGGTGAGAAGTGCTGCTCTGTGTGCTGCACCGGTACCCGACTTGGGTTGCATGTGCACGCTATCCACCTCCTTTGCTTTGAAGACGttgcaatacaatacaatacaggtTACTGTAAAAAGCATTTTTACGTGACAAAATGGGATGAATTCATTCTATTTTCTCACATTTCATGGATGAAACTAATTCATGTTAAGAAATAAGTTAAAGCCCTACTTCTCATTTCAAATGGAGGTCTGTTTTAAGATAAGTGCTGGGTCAGTACATTTACGGTCCATTTATATGTTcctattatatttataataaatgtatttatttacaggcCATTTGCATTATTgaacatgcagtgtgtgtgtgtgtgtgtgtgtgtgtgtgtgtgttcctgacACTATTGACACATGAATGTGTCACATCTCTGCTCCAGGTTTTGTCCAAAGCGGGTGGACGTGCCACTACTCCGTCCTGTTCCGCATGCTGATGCAGGTCATCATGTGGATGTTCTTCGTGCCGTGTGAGGTTGGGGCTCAGACGGTCATCTACTGCGCCGTATCAGATGAAGCTGCCAAACACAACGGGGGTTACTTCGCCGACTGCCGAGCGGCGACTCTGCGTCCTTTCGCCAGAGACGCTGGTGTGGCCAAAAAACTCTGGGAGGCCAGTGAGAGACTGGTGAAACTGACCTGATGGTGGTaactagggggggggggggattcttaGAGTTGTTCACGgtcatgtccttttttttttttaatgtttgtgttcTTCATTCACATTTCTGATGTGTACAATGCAGATGTAAATATTGGTTTTATGTGCTTGTGTAATTTAAGAGGAAATGTTTttgcacaaaataaaagactttacAATGATTTCTGTCTTTGGAGAGCACATCGAAGTAGCATGATGAGTTCCTGTCGAAGCACTTTGGAACGGCCTTAAAGCTGAATAGGCCACGCCCACAACACCAGGCTCTGGTTTTAGAACAGATAACATTAGCCACGCGATGCCAAGCGACGTTTCCATGAATGCAGACACTTTCAGACTAAAGCCAGTTTTGATCCATTGGAAGAATGAGGTCAACCTCTTCAGTAAGTCACTGAAACTTGTTAAAGACAAGAACCCTTTGAAGTTGTTTTCTTCACTCGATAGCAGGAAGTTTATTTGAGTTATTGTTGTAGTATTTTATGTAATTTTTGGGggaattttcttttcttttctgtattcTTTTATTTCCGAGCATCTCGGAGTTTGATTATGATCCTGCTCCACGTGTGGCGAATAATATCTGTAATTTGAGACGCATAAAGAAGCATCGATTGTTGGTACTTACTTTCTCAATTAATAGTTCTCAGGTGACGTCCCGCCCTGAGGGGAACGCCCCCCGAGAAATAAAACCCTAGAAGGAGGAGAATGTGGATCCGTGCCATTAAACGAACTCCAGTGGCCGTTGTGAGGTACACTAACTGTTAGCTCAGGTTAGCGACGCTATGACGCtttctgttgtatttatttatatttatacggCAACGTTTGGGAAATTGAGGTTTTAATATTGTAAAGGTTCATTTTCATTCTGAAGAGTTATCAGCAGTTGTGAGAGAGGGTTTATGTGCATAAATGATATCACACATTTAATGACCCGTTGTCCCCCGACTGGGTTCATCCGTCTTCTCACAAACAccaagaagaggaaaagagagaaagaccgTTTCACCATTTTATGACATTTAATTGACCAAACAagtaattgattaatcaacaaAATAATCAACGATTAAAATAACCAACTTACTTTGGTTGTTTAACACATGATTTGATGTGCTGATTATTTCCTAAAACATGTCAAAGTAATTTatgaaatgttgtattttaaattatttctgtAGTAATAAAGTGTTGCAATGACAATGCATTagattatgtttattatttcactttaaaaaaaagtatttctttacATGGAACAATGCTCAAGCACTTCTTGTCGAAAGTTGCTATATCATTCGATAATAAACCAAACAGCACCATCTGCTggtaataaaatgaaatgtcagCTGTTAGTTGTTTAGGTAAAAGAATAGAAAGTGAAACTTAAAGCTGATTTCCAGGTTGGTGAACGGAGCAGAAAGACGCCATTACAGGGTGAAGTATCTCTACTATAAACATACAATCAGAAGGATTGTAATCTGTAATTTAGTCTTGCTGTTTATAGATATTATATCTGAGAAAATGGCTGAGAAAATAGTTCTTGTTGAAAGTTTCCTGAACTGTAACGTTTGTTCAGAGACGTTCAGAGATCCTGTGTCTCTGAGCTGCAACCACAGCTTCTGTTCACGCTGCCTGGAAATATTCTGGAAACAAGCTGGAAACAAAAACTGTCCCCTTTGTAAAAGGAAATCCTCAAAAGATCCATTTGTGAATTTTGTACTGAAGGAACTGGCTGACTCCTTTGCTGAGAGGCAGAATAAAGCTTCACCTGAGACGgaacaagagaaggagaaagaggaggtcGTGTGTGAGAAACATCCAGAAGTCCCTTGTTGGTTCTGTGAGGACGAGCAGAAAGCTGTGTGTCCTGTCTGTGAGTTTCCTCTCCACCAGAGTCACAAGGTGGTTCCTCTAGAACAAGCAGTCAGTGACCTGAAGGACCAGCTGAGATCTGACTTGGAGTCTCTGCAGGACAAGAGgggcaaacacaaacaagtggaGGAAACATACCAGGAAGTGATTCAACACTCCAAGGAGCAGCTGTTGTCCACAGAGAGGCAGATCAGAGCAGAGTTCAACAAGCTCCACCAGttcctgaaagaggaagaggagtccaGACTGGCAgctctgagggaggaagaggagcagaagaggaagaccatcagcagagagatggagatgattcAGGAGCagatctcctctctgtcagacagcatctctgctgttgaagaagacctgcagaaacacaacgtgTCCTTCCTCAGCAGTTATAAACCCACTCAGACCAGAGCCAGAGTCCAGAGCTCACGGTCAGATCCACAGCTGGTCTCAGGAGCGCTGATAGATGTGGCCAAACACCTGGGCAACCTGTCCTTCAGAGTctgggagaagatgaaggacaaGGTCCACTTCAGTCCTGTCATTCTGGACCCAAACACTGCAGATCcctttctccatctgtctgatgatctgaccagtgtgagacgtggagacacaaagcagaaacTTCCTGACAATCCAGAAAGATTCACTAAGTCTACAGATGTTCTGGGATCTGAGGGCTTCAGCTCAGGGAAACACAGCTGGGATGTGGAGGTGGGAGACCATCCTGTCTGGTTGGTAGGTTTGGTTAAAGAGTCAGttgacaggaagggaaagaTATCTGTTTCTCCAGCATATGGAGTCTGGTGTTTAATTCATCGTAGTGGAAAATACATTAATGGAGCTGGTAAGACTGTCAGAGTGGAGAAGAGTCTCCAGAGGATCAGAGTCCAGCTGGACTATGACAGGGGGGAGGTGTCCTTCTACGACCCTGAAGACATGACTCACATCTCCACTCTCAGAGACACTTTCACTGAGGAACTCTTCCCGTGGTTCGCTATTGGAAAGGCTGGTGATGCTAAAACTGCTGAAATCAAAATCTGTCAAACTGATATTTCTCTGTGATGttcagacatgtttgtgtttatttagactTCACTGTGTGTCAACATCTCATTGATATAATCAATACAATCAACAGTTATAACATAAACTGATATATGTAATACTCAAACTGTATCACATCATCAGATCATAAActtccacacagaaacaaatgattATTCAATAATAACTAAATCAGCATCTTGTCTCTAATGTTGCGAAtgattaatgcaaaaaaaacactaaatattaAATTTGTTTTTCAGAAATACATTAAGAAAATAA from Cyclopterus lumpus isolate fCycLum1 chromosome 9, fCycLum1.pri, whole genome shotgun sequence includes these protein-coding regions:
- the si:dkey-174n20.1 gene encoding retinol dehydrogenase 14, encoding MYFLYTILASLVAFFIMKWMKKRRHCTDVKRLDGKTVVITGGNSGIGKESAVALAARGARVIVACRDPDKAEKAVREIKFRSRSLNVLHMELDLANLRSVREFCKSFLQREKRLDILINNAGMPGVLEWTDDSFSMCFGVNHLGHFLLTNLLLPRLKDCAPSRVVTLTCSSYKYQKLDFQDLNYNLLPFFTYCRSKLANIYFSQEVARITEGKGVTSYAVHPGFVQSGWTCHYSVLFRMLMQVIMWMFFVPCEVGAQTVIYCAVSDEAAKHNGGYFADCRAATLRPFARDAGVAKKLWEASERLVKLT
- the LOC117736447 gene encoding zinc-binding protein A33-like, with amino-acid sequence MAEKIVLVESFLNCNVCSETFRDPVSLSCNHSFCSRCLEIFWKQAGNKNCPLCKRKSSKDPFVNFVLKELADSFAERQNKASPETEQEKEKEEVVCEKHPEVPCWFCEDEQKAVCPVCEFPLHQSHKVVPLEQAVSDLKDQLRSDLESLQDKRGKHKQVEETYQEVIQHSKEQLLSTERQIRAEFNKLHQFLKEEEESRLAALREEEEQKRKTISREMEMIQEQISSLSDSISAVEEDLQKHNVSFLSSYKPTQTRARVQSSRSDPQLVSGALIDVAKHLGNLSFRVWEKMKDKVHFSPVILDPNTADPFLHLSDDLTSVRRGDTKQKLPDNPERFTKSTDVLGSEGFSSGKHSWDVEVGDHPVWLVGLVKESVDRKGKISVSPAYGVWCLIHRSGKYINGAGKTVRVEKSLQRIRVQLDYDRGEVSFYDPEDMTHISTLRDTFTEELFPWFAIGKAGDAKTAEIKICQTDISL